One genomic window of Pelmatolapia mariae isolate MD_Pm_ZW linkage group LG5, Pm_UMD_F_2, whole genome shotgun sequence includes the following:
- the rbm15b gene encoding putative RNA-binding protein 15B, with translation MKRQAGREASPSRAAAKRIRERESARREEVPPPPPPLALLLADSRGYHRRSRSREREKPRLREERATALELHHRHELSLLGRPPLRTAAAELPASRPGTLEYKTLLISNLGSQVSDEDVEDALFHEFKKFGDVSVKLSHTPELGRIAYVNFRHPEDAKEARHAKSSRLVLGDRQLKIEPMYVRRRSATPPDVGYLPVHAPYPYRQRSLSPPGPGVSNIRDLRARHYALEQLGLSRERERLLDYYGMLDERGRPYGFPPMPVVEDLKPEDDQRATSNLFIGNLDGNVTEAELRRGFDKYGIIEDVVIKRPSRGQGGAYAFVKFQNLDMAHRAKVAMQGRLIGGNPIKIGYGKANPTTRLWVGGLGPGNSLAALAREFDRFGSIRNIDYVKGDSFAYIQYESLDAAQAACTQMRGFPLGGPERRLRVDFAKVEESPSRPFPPGYQPPVALPSHYDLLGEAYSRHRSLERELRGARDRLSPPSHNLLSLRERERALLERDYPTSPTRSLERRTGGVEAFGRSGRGARSRSRSRERWLKEREERRSRRRSRSRSVSAERQTEEREKERVRSRVRGPLGTVSPDASPDRARVRAPDSTTEPRDHSPDSGGGVRHSTTATAASEEDPPSGRHHSKRSSSDHVNNNNNHHHHRNSEIITTGSPAAIHTNTTSSPSTLSEFAQTALSKTWHGFFALKNSSFPTDLYLLEGGAAFFSAVMKDSLKLQSQNQPSQLKIAQRLRMDQTRLDEVSRRIKLGRPDNFAILLALQGPVDRQAPAPEPGLQVRLLRHLVTYLRNKEAAGVVSLPAVKEGAPGAMLYAFPPGEFSQQYLQAAKRTVGNLDEEHMVIVIVNDTN, from the coding sequence ATGAAGCGGCAGGCCGGGAGAGAGGCGAGCCCGTCCAGAGCCGCCGCCAAGCGGATACGGGAGCGGGAGAGTGCGCGGAGAGAGGAGGTGCCGCCGCCGCCACCGCCGCTGGCCCTGCTGCTGGCAGACAGCCGGGGATACCACCGCCGGAGCCGCAGCCGCGAGCGGGAGAAGCCGCGGCTCCGGGAGGAGCGGGCTACCGCCCTGGAGCTCCACCACAGGCACGAACTCAGCCTGCTCGGCCGGCCGCCCCTGCGCACCGCCGCGGCCGAGCTTCCAGCCTCCCGCCCGGGCACGCTGGAGTACAAGACGCTCCTCATCAGCAACCTGGGCTCGCAGGTGTCAGACGAGGACGTGGAGGACGCGCTATTCCATGAGTTTAAGAAGTTCGGGGACGTCAGCGTGAAGCTGTCGCACACCCCCGAGCTGGGCCGGATCGCCTACGTCAATTTCCGACACCCGGAGGACGCCAAGGAGGCCCGGCACGCCAAGTCCTCCAGGTTAGTGCTGGGAGATCGGCAGCTCAAAATCGAACCCATGTACGTGAGGAGGCGGAGCGCCACGCCGCCCGACGTCGGGTATTTACCTGTGCACGCGCCCTACCCGTACCGACAGCGCTCCCTGTCCCCTCCCGGGCCCGGCGTGAGCAACATCAGGGACCTCCGGGCCCGCCACTACGCTCTGGAGCAGCTGGGCCTGAGCCGGGAGAGGGAGAGGCTGCTGGATTATTACGGCATGCTGGATGAGCGGGGTCGGCCCTACGGCTTTCCCCCCATGCCCGTGGTGGAGGATTTAAAACCTGAGGACGACCAGAGGGCCACCAGCAACCTGTTTATTGGAAACCTGGACGGTAACGTCACAGAGGCCGAACTCAGGAGGGGCTTTGACAAGTATGGCATCATAGAGGATGTGGTGATTAAACGTCCTTCACGTGGGCAGGGCGGGGCTTACGCTTTTGTGAAGTTTCAAAATCTGGACATGGCACACCGGGCCAAAGTAGCCATGCAGGGGCGCCTGATTGGAGGCAACCCCATAAAAATTGGCTATGGCAAAGCCAACCCCACCACCCGGCTGTGGGTGGGCGGGCTCGGGCCCGGGAACTCTCTGGCCGCCCTGGCTCGGGAGTTTGACCGCTTCGGAAGCATTAGGAACATAGACTATGTGAAGGGGGACAGCTTTGCTTACATTCAGTACGAGAGTCTGGACGCCGCTCAGGCCGCCTGCACACAGATGAGGGGCTTTCCTCTGGGGGGCCCTGAGCGCCGCCTCAGGGTGGACTTCGCCAAAGTGGAGGAGAGCCCCTCTCGTCCGTTTCCTCCTGGCTACCAGCCTCCCGTGGCACTGCCCTCTCACTACGACCTGCTCGGGGAGGCATACAGCCGCCATCGCAGCCTGGAGCGGGAGCTGAGGGGGGCCAGGGACCGCCTCTCGCCGCCCTCTCACAACCTCCTCTCCCTCCGGGAGCGGGAGAGGGCCCTGCTGGAGAGAGACTACCCCACCAGCCCCACACGAAGCCTGGAGAGGAGGACGGGAGGCGTGGAAGCGTTTGGGAGGAGTGGGCGAGGAGCCAGGAGCCGCAGCAGGAGCAGGGAGCGCTGGCTGAAGGAgcgggaggagaggaggagccGGAGAaggagccggagcaggagcGTGTCCGCtgagaggcagacagaggagcgGGAGAAGGAGAGGGTGAGGTCCAGGGTTCGCGGTCCACTAGgcacagtctctcctgatgcgAGCCCAGACCGAGCCCGGGTCAGAGCGCCGGACTCCACCACGGAGCCACGAGACCACTCCCCTGACAGCGGCGGAGGGGTGCGGCACTCCACCACAGCCACCGCCGCCAGTGAAGAAGATCCCCCGTCTGGCCGCCACCACAGTAAGAGGTCCTCCAGCGACCacgtcaacaacaacaacaaccaccaccaccatcgaAACAGCGAGATCATCACCACCGGCTCCCCCGCTGCCATCCACACCAACACCACCTCCTCCCCGAGCACGCTGTCCGAGTTCGCCCAGACGGCGCTCTCCAAGACGTGGCACGGCTTCTTCGCCTTGAAGAACAGTAGTTTCCCCACCGACCTGTACCTGCTGGAGGGCGGGGCGGCGTTCTTCAGCGCCGTGATGAAGGACAGCCTGAAGCTGCAGAGCCAGAACCAGCCCAGCCAGCTAAAGATCGCCCAGCGGCTCCGCATGGACCAGACCCGGCTCGACGAGGTGTCGCGCCGCATCAAACTAGGCCGCCCGGACAACTTCGCCATCCTGCTGGCCCTCCAGGGCCCCGTTGACCGCCAGGCCCCCGCCCCCGAGCCGGGCCTGCAGGTGCGCTTGCTCCGTCACCTGGTGACGTACCTGCGGAACAAAGAAGCTGCTGGAGTCGTGAGCCTCCCCGCTGTAAAGGAGGGCGCGCCGGGGGCCATGCTGTACGCCTTTCCGCCTGGCGAGTTCTCGCAGCAGTACCTGCAGGCTGCCAAGAGGACTGTGGGTAACCTGGACGAGGAGCACATGGTTATTGTGATCGTCAATGACACTAACTGA
- the manf gene encoding mesencephalic astrocyte-derived neurotrophic factor codes for MLCLSGLSVALALALVPGPSEGLKEGDCEVCVTFLGKFYQLLKDSDVKFNSADIEKALTASCKDAKGKENRFCYYIGATSDAATKMINEVSKPLSYHVPVEKICEKLKKKDGQICELKYDKQLDLTSVDLKKLKVKDLKKILEEWGESCKGCAEKSDFIRKITELMPKYAPAAAKARTDL; via the exons ATGTTGTGTTTGAGCGGGTTGTCGGTGGCGCTCGCCCTCGCTCTTGTGCCGGGTCCCTCTGAAGGCTTGAAGGAAGGAGACTGTGAAG tGTGCGTGACCTTCCTGGGGAAGTTTTATCAGTTGCTGAAGGACAGTGATGTAAAGTTTAACAGCGCAGACATCGAGAAGGCGCTCACGGCGAGCTGCAAAGACGCCAAAGGCAAAGAAAATCGCTTT TGTTACTACATCGGTGCAACGAGTGACGCGGCAACCAAGATGATCAATGAGGTTTCCAAACCGCTTAGCTACCACGTCCCCGTGGAGAAGATCTGCGAGAAGCTCAAGAAGAAGGACGGCCAGATCTGCGAGCTGAAATACG ATAAACAGTTGGACCTGACCTCAGTGGACCTGAAAAAGCTTAAAGTGAAGGACCTGAAGAAGATCCTGGAGGAGTGGGGCGAGTCGTGCAAGGGCTGCGCCGAAAAGTCCGACTTCATCCGCAAAATCACAGAGCTGATGCCCAAGTACGCGCCGGCAGCCGCCAAAGCACGGACAGAcctgtaa
- the oser1 gene encoding oxidative stress-responsive serine-rich protein 1, which translates to MEAGGKDCEEETLQMAFKKLRVDAESLPGAVSVSEAVTSRATSRASLDSSGAKPKLGCPKDNWHSCMRKTSRGASRTQRRRRSKSPILHPPKFTYCSTSGASALSPPSGCPKHQRLAAPELAPPRPAADGLAASPVAIPVPKEHSSSGSPGHVPALVFGSCAAYETHIRSVASPQSSQEIPTVITATSGLAGGKSSEDSSLQSSEARAGTSPRSRPAEATDFRALSELHSGRSAEGPNAACSCAQRSSSESQEDGKQGVECQCHHQGWHGVEVYSFTGLRNVISECERSLPSSEEASRTLSCNAAAASPALSSGSPRSCSEQARAYVDDITIEDLSGYMEYYLYIPKKMSHMAEMMYT; encoded by the exons ATGGAGGCAGGAGGGAAGGACTGTGAGGAGGAGACGCTGCAGATGGCGTTCAAGAAGCTGAGGGTTGATGCTGAGAG TTTGCCTGGAGCTGTGAGTGTTTCGGAGGCGGTAACTTCCAGAGCAACATCGCGAGCTTCTCTCGACTCAAGCGGAGCGAAGCCCAAACTCGGCTGCCCGAAAGACAACTGGCACAG CTGCATGAGGAAAACTTCCAGAGGAGCGTCCAGAACACAGCGCCGTCGCAGGTCCAAGTCGCCCATCCTCCACCCGCCGAAGTTCACCTACTGCAGCACCTCCGGAGCCTCTGCACTGTCGCCCCCTAGTGGCTGCCCGAAGCACCAGCGCCTGGCCGCGCCTGAGCTTGCCCCACCTCGTCCTGCAGCAGACGGACTAGCCGCCTCGCCCGTGGCCATCCCGGTCCCAAAAGAGCACTCCTCTTCAGGCTCACCCGGGCATGTCCCCGCTCTGGTTTTTGGATCCTGTGCTGCTTATGAGACGCATATTAGAAGTGTGGCTTCCCCACAGTCCTCACAAGAGATCCCCACTGTCATCACCGCTACATCCGGGCTGGCCGGAGGAAAGTCGAGTGAGGACAGCAGCCTGCAGAGCAGTGAAGCCAGAGCGGGAACATCCCCGAGATCCAGACCGGCAGAGGCCACTGACTTCCGAGCTCTGTCCGAACTCCACAGTGGCAGGTCTGCCGAGGGTCCCAACGCCGCCTGTTCCTGTGCCCAGAGAAGCAGCTCAGAGTCTCAAGAGGATGGCAAGCAGGGGGTCGAGTGTCAGTGCCATCATCAAGGGTGGCACGGCGTGGAAGTCTACTCCTTCACGGGGCTCCGCAACGTCATATCAGAGTGTGAGAGGAGCCTGCCGAGCAGCGAGGAAGCATCCAGAACTCTCAGCTGTAACGCGGCGGCGGCGTCTCCGGCGCTGTCGTCAGGCTCCCCTCGCTCCTGCTCAGAGCAGGCGCGCGCCTACGTGGACGACATCACAATAGAGGACCTTTCTGGCTACATGGAGTATTATTTATACATCCCCAAAAAGATGTCGCACATGGCCGAGATGATGTACACTTAG